Proteins from a genomic interval of Crassostrea angulata isolate pt1a10 chromosome 7, ASM2561291v2, whole genome shotgun sequence:
- the LOC128191195 gene encoding uncharacterized protein LOC128191195 isoform X1, translating into MKSVVPVLLILATSEAIYGELISKEKATPRRCPFSPSVFGKWAVSDAYGNDMNTEITINYYYVMVRSPGVERVFFCKEMDYYETVLLITPEKDEILCLQFPFVDENPMLVVRLSPTMINHWRFFEPTRNPYRSPTIGNTCNRYSDGDAVFLNRMY; encoded by the exons ATGAAATCCGTAGTACCAGTTCTTTTAATTCTTGCCACTTCCGAAGCCATTTATGGTGAGTTGATATCCAAAGAAAAGGCAACACCGC GAAGGTGTCCGTTCTCGCCGTCTGTGTTCGGGAAGTGGGCGGTATCAGACGCTTACGGTAATGACATGAACACCGAGATTACTATTAACTATTACTATGTGATGGTGCGATCCCCAGGAGTGGAACGAGTTTTCTTCTGTAAAGAAATGGACTATTATGAGACAGTGTTGCTTAT TACTCCAGAAAAGGATGAAATTTTGTGCCTACAGTTCCCGTTTGTTGATGAGAATCCCATGCTCGTTGTCAGATTGAGTC cTACAATGATCAACCACTGGAGGTTTTTTGAGCCGACCCGGAACCCGTACCGTTCCCCCACCATCGGAAACACCTGTAACCGATACAGTGACGGCGACGCAGTGTTTCTCAACAGAATGTACTAA
- the LOC128191195 gene encoding uncharacterized protein LOC128191195 isoform X2, which translates to MKSVVPVLLILATSEAIYGRCPFSPSVFGKWAVSDAYGNDMNTEITINYYYVMVRSPGVERVFFCKEMDYYETVLLITPEKDEILCLQFPFVDENPMLVVRLSPTMINHWRFFEPTRNPYRSPTIGNTCNRYSDGDAVFLNRMY; encoded by the exons ATGAAATCCGTAGTACCAGTTCTTTTAATTCTTGCCACTTCCGAAGCCATTTATG GAAGGTGTCCGTTCTCGCCGTCTGTGTTCGGGAAGTGGGCGGTATCAGACGCTTACGGTAATGACATGAACACCGAGATTACTATTAACTATTACTATGTGATGGTGCGATCCCCAGGAGTGGAACGAGTTTTCTTCTGTAAAGAAATGGACTATTATGAGACAGTGTTGCTTAT TACTCCAGAAAAGGATGAAATTTTGTGCCTACAGTTCCCGTTTGTTGATGAGAATCCCATGCTCGTTGTCAGATTGAGTC cTACAATGATCAACCACTGGAGGTTTTTTGAGCCGACCCGGAACCCGTACCGTTCCCCCACCATCGGAAACACCTGTAACCGATACAGTGACGGCGACGCAGTGTTTCTCAACAGAATGTACTAA